In the genome of Quercus robur chromosome 3, dhQueRobu3.1, whole genome shotgun sequence, one region contains:
- the LOC126718160 gene encoding chlorophyll a-b binding protein 7, chloroplastic yields MASVCASSAIAAVAISSPSSQKNGSILGGTKASFLSGGKLRVVRKYTAPNAKRSVSVCAVADPDRPLWFPGSVPPPWLDGSLPGDFGFDPLGLGSDPETLRWNVQSEIVHCRWAMLGAAGIFIPEFLTKIGILNTPSWYSAGELEYFTDTTTLFIIELILIGWAEGRRWADILKPGSVNTDPIFPNNKLTGTDVGYPGGLWFDPLGWGSGSPEKVKELRTKEIKNGRLAMLAVMGAWFQHIYTGTGPIDNLFAHLADPGHATVFAAFTPK; encoded by the exons ATGGCTTCTGTTTgtgcttcctctgccattgcaGCCGTGGCCATCTCTTCCCCCAG TTCCCAGAAGAATGGATCTATATTGGGAGGAACAAAAGCTTCTTTCCTAAGTGGGGGAAAACTGAGAGTGGTGAGAAAATATACAGCACCCAACGCAAAACGTTCAGTTTCGGTGTGTGCTGTAGCTGACCCTGATAGGCCCCTCTGGTTCCCAGGAAGCGTCCCTCCTCCATGGCTTGATGGTAGCCTCCCAGGAGACTTTGGTTTTGATCCTCTGGGTCTTG GATCTGATCCAGAGACCCTGAGATGGAATGTACAATCAGAGATTGTCCACTGCAGATGGGCAATGTTAGGTGCTGCAGGTATTTTCATTCCAGAGTTCCTAACAAAGATTGGTATCTTGAACACCCCTTCATGGTACTCTGCTGGAGAGTTAGAATACTTCACTGACACAACCACCCTCTTCATTATCGAGCTAATCTTAATCGGCTGGGCCGAGGGAAGGCGGTGGGCAGACATCCTCAAGCCAGGGTCCGTAAACACAGACCCCATCTTCCCCAACAACAAGCTCACAGGGACAGACGTTGGTTATCCTGGAGGACTTTGGTTCGACCCACTTGGATGGGGAAGTGGTTCTCCTGAGAAAGTCAAGGAGTTGAGAACAAAAGAGATTAAGAATGGGAGGCTGGCTATGTTGGCTGTGATGGGTGCATGGTTCCAACACATTTACACTGGCACAGGCCCCATTGACAACCTCTTTGCCCACCTTGCTGATCCTGGTCATGCCACCGTTTTTGCT GCTTTCACCCCCAAGTGA
- the LOC126718159 gene encoding uncharacterized protein LOC126718159: MGPIVLTQLATGLGVLAGAALVKSVMDQKTMAGPFPRCPSCNGTGRVSCLCSRWSDGDTGCRTCSGSGRMACSSCGGTGTGRPLPAQLSVRTPNRPS, from the coding sequence ATGGGTCCGATCGTTTTGACTCAGCTGGCAACGGGTCTGGGTGTGTTGGCCGGAGCGGCCCTGGTCAAATCGGTCATGGACCAGAAGACGATGGCTGGCCCATTTCCGAGGTGCCCAAGTTGTAACGGAACGGGTCGAGTCTCGTGCCTTTGTTCCCGTTGGTCTGATGGTGATACTGGGTGTCGGACTTGTTCCGGGTCGGGTCGAATGGCTTGCAGCAGCTGTGGTGGGACCGGTACGGGTCGGCCCTTACCGGCCCAACTGTCTGTACGGACTCCGAACCGTCCTTCTTAA